Proteins from a genomic interval of Chanos chanos chromosome 3, fChaCha1.1, whole genome shotgun sequence:
- the ppp1r3c2a gene encoding protein phosphatase 1 regulatory subunit 3C — protein sequence MSVDLAMHLGQGQHLPQFLSMGPKHPLQLHFPTTELQLARTKSLATLPVPFSQTLSRAGRSGYNTKKKRVVFADAKGLSLTAVRVFTADPSESSSDDLSPSPVHQQYHTLPARFRKQRQHPGFLQPHADLLSFRTSLQEALVQLESCSVTDRVLSGTVRVFNISSEKAVHVRITFDTWRTYRDVPCSCVHQQDGGSDTDLFTFSIPLPAHLDPRERTEFCISYRPAGLGLQVWDNNRGQNYRVYEEPAESGNVAIPPYRPLKMRRPAVRLKKKAPQLCLTQPDPTHHPEITKGQNWGSLANIALSC from the coding sequence ATGTCTGTGGATCTCGCCATGCACCTGGGTCAGGGTCAACATCTGCCCCAGTTCTTAAGCATGGGCCCGAAACATCCCCTTCAGCTCCACTTTCCCACAACTGAACTTCAACTAGCCAGGACGAAGAGCCTCGCAACACTGCCTGTTCCGTTCTCGCAGACCTTGAGTCGGGCAGGAAGGAGTGGatacaacacaaaaaagaaacgcGTGGTGTTTGCTGATGCTAAAGGACTTTCTCTCACAGCGGTGCGCGTCTTTACAGCCGACCCTTCCGAATCGTCGTCTGATGATTTGTCCCCGTCACCTGTGCACCAGCAATACCATACATTACCTGCCAGATTTAGGAAACAAAGACAGCATCCGGGCTTTCTGCAGCCCCACGCAGACCTCCTGTCTTTCCGCACCAGCCTGCAAGAAGCCCTGGTGCAGCTGGAGAGTTGCAGTGTCACTGACCGAGTACTGAGCGGTACGGTACGCGTCTTTAACATCAGCTCCGAAAAAGCCGTGCACGTACGCATCACTTTTGATACGTGGCGCACCTACCGAGACGTGCCATGCTCCTGCGTGCATCAACAGGACGGAGGGAGCGACACGGATTTGTTTACGTTCAGTATCCCTCTTCCAGCACACTTGGACCCACGCGAGCGCACTGAGTTCTGCATCTCATATCGACCTGCCGGATTGGGTTTACAGGTCTGGGACAATAACAGAGGTCAAAACTACAGAGTGTACGAAGAACCTGCGGAAAGTGGGAACGTTGCTATACCCCCATACCGTCCTCTTAAGATGCGGCGTCCGGCAGTGCGGCTGAAAAAGAAAGCACCTCAGCTTTGTCTGACCCAACCTGACCCAACTCACCATCCAGAGATAACTAAAGGCCAGAACTGGGGTTCTCTGGCGAACATTGCTCTGTCATGTTAA